A window of Pyrobaculum aerophilum str. IM2 contains these coding sequences:
- a CDS encoding carbohydrate ABC transporter permease, translating into MGLLVASLIYNINSARARNILTAYFIYPLSLSLVVSGIIWRWLLDVDRGVGKYFGNPLQGDNAFWSISLVSVWAYSGLATLFYLAMFYNIDKAQLESAQIDGASRLYTMLKVVIPQSRQSLIISTIFFTLFSIQMFDLPYSILFLNPNVMTLVMYTFMKFTAIYIAVASATAVVIIAISAIIVIPYSLLSLKKWIR; encoded by the coding sequence GTGGGCCTTTTGGTGGCATCGTTGATATACAACATAAATAGCGCCCGCGCGAGAAATATCCTCACGGCGTATTTTATATACCCCCTCTCTTTATCACTAGTTGTCTCTGGCATAATATGGAGGTGGCTTCTAGATGTCGATAGGGGAGTGGGTAAATATTTTGGCAATCCACTCCAGGGGGATAACGCTTTCTGGAGTATTTCCTTAGTCTCCGTCTGGGCATATTCTGGTCTGGCCACGCTATTCTACCTCGCCATGTTTTACAATATCGACAAAGCTCAGCTAGAATCCGCACAGATAGATGGAGCCAGCAGGTTGTACACAATGCTTAAAGTGGTTATACCGCAATCAAGACAGAGTTTAATAATTTCGACAATATTCTTTACATTATTCTCAATTCAAATGTTTGATTTACCATATTCTATACTTTTTCTAAATCCTAATGTCATGACGTTAGTTATGTACACATTTATGAAGTTCACAGCTATTTATATCGCTGTGGCCAGCGCTACTGCTGTAGTTATAATCGCTATTTCGGCAATCATTGTGATTCCGTACTCGCTTCTTAGCTTAAAGAAGTGGATCAGATGA